In Chitinivibrionales bacterium, a single window of DNA contains:
- a CDS encoding right-handed parallel beta-helix repeat-containing protein, giving the protein MKTAASCRIMAHQPRFIPLVCFALFGLAGYSFAAVYYVNNAGSPPCQDAAGRGTLAQPFCTISYAISRMSSGDTVYVRAGTYNEALYISGPAGKPGANTTISAFHGDTVLLLGSGVNTGRCKIINTSHITLRGFTITNYNQGLFIDSSSTISINRCTIHHVGQEGLHVHLNSSFVTVDSCTVHDTRQWQYNGEGIYIGTGDAAPLDNTNNVTVRNTTVYNTTDEGIEFKIGTHHITAEGNNIYNVNLGSDWSQNGNDVGAIEVNQSVGAVQNYASDPQQVVRDNFIHDVKTAIRAGTGTTVYNNVIRHVSGYGIYVDNQSNDSYTRALYHNTIDAAPGGAVFHVAGALDVRNNIGPATGKNLPAQAGYFVDTASADYHLVKGAAPIDAGDDLTAVVPTDKDGVSRTAYGPPDLGAYEFANSSMIEGPAAADQALPDLKFIIVNRNGIEFVNPRAGHVELEILDVSGRRINTLLNSWTDVGRNSISWNSQSCHAGVYLFKLTSGKSSFVQKEIIIR; this is encoded by the coding sequence ATGAAAACAGCGGCGTCGTGCAGGATCATGGCTCACCAACCGCGGTTTATCCCGCTTGTCTGCTTTGCACTGTTCGGACTCGCCGGATATTCCTTCGCTGCGGTGTATTATGTCAACAACGCCGGTTCCCCGCCATGCCAGGACGCGGCGGGACGCGGCACCCTGGCGCAGCCGTTCTGCACCATCAGCTACGCTATTTCCCGCATGTCCTCCGGAGACACCGTGTATGTGCGCGCCGGCACTTACAACGAGGCCCTTTACATATCGGGACCGGCGGGAAAACCCGGCGCGAACACGACCATCAGCGCCTTTCACGGCGACACGGTGCTGCTGCTCGGCAGCGGCGTCAACACCGGCAGGTGCAAGATAATCAACACGAGCCACATCACTTTGCGGGGATTCACGATCACGAATTACAACCAGGGGCTTTTTATCGACTCCTCGAGCACTATATCGATAAACAGGTGCACGATCCACCACGTCGGGCAGGAGGGGCTGCACGTCCATCTGAATTCATCGTTCGTGACCGTGGACAGCTGTACGGTCCATGACACAAGGCAGTGGCAGTACAACGGGGAGGGAATTTATATCGGCACGGGCGACGCCGCGCCCCTCGACAACACGAACAACGTGACCGTGCGAAACACCACCGTCTACAACACCACCGACGAGGGCATTGAGTTTAAGATCGGCACGCATCACATCACCGCGGAAGGGAACAACATCTACAATGTCAACCTCGGCTCCGACTGGTCGCAGAACGGCAACGACGTGGGCGCGATAGAGGTGAACCAGTCGGTCGGCGCCGTGCAGAATTACGCAAGCGACCCGCAGCAGGTGGTGCGGGACAATTTCATCCACGACGTGAAGACCGCGATCCGGGCGGGCACGGGAACCACCGTGTACAACAACGTCATACGGCACGTGAGCGGCTACGGCATCTACGTTGACAACCAGTCGAACGATTCCTACACCCGCGCCCTTTACCACAACACCATCGACGCGGCGCCGGGCGGCGCCGTGTTCCACGTCGCCGGCGCGCTGGACGTGAGGAACAACATCGGGCCCGCAACGGGAAAAAACCTGCCGGCCCAGGCCGGCTATTTTGTCGACACGGCCAGCGCCGATTACCATCTGGTCAAGGGCGCCGCGCCGATTGACGCGGGCGACGACCTGACGGCGGTCGTTCCCACGGACAAGGACGGCGTGAGCAGGACGGCGTACGGGCCGCCGGACCTGGGGGCGTATGAATTTGCAAATTCAAGCATGATAGAAGGCCCGGCGGCTGCCGATCAGGCTCTCCCTGATCTGAAATTCATCATTGTCAACCGGAACGGAATTGAGTTTGTTAATCCGAGAGCCGGGCACGTCGAATTGGAAATCCTTGATGTTTCAGGCAGGCGAATCAACACGCTGCTGAATTCTTGGACTGATGTAGGGAGGAATTCAATTTCATGGAATAGCCAAAGCTGTCATGCCGGCGTGTATTTGTTCAAATTGACTTCCGGAAAATCATCCTTTGTACAAAAAGAAATAATCATAAGGTAA
- a CDS encoding right-handed parallel beta-helix repeat-containing protein, whose protein sequence is MKLSLPVLLFCSIVCAATYYVDQSASNSADANPGTAAQPWKTISKAAAVAVAGDSVIVKSGTYNERISFTSGHSGSIGKKIVFKADPRRTVFMQGFNTGSANYLRVEGFDITYSQGGWNGGGVWISSSNLEIVDNYCHDIPGPGIQSNWSGGPWDSVYIGANHVHHCQYGITVTGTNFLVEGNEVDRLFQYDTTDDCDYSRFFGDSIMFRHNYFHGTVFSEVGSAHLDCWQTFDNNGEHAANITWDGNWCSECDEGLMAEGIYHHNNHDFTFKNNIFAHSAAWGLCVSDGITNIFVYNNTFYDIKYYGAGFGGSFTSGAIVKNNIFSKCYDHAIIVNNGAAPVTEDYNLFNASTYAATGGHDKMNVDPQFVDSANNNFRITSTSPAVDAGTTLPVATDYDGTARPYNGVFDIGAFEFSNSAVRGFSGQRDFQALRPMIQNPITPALLKRCLQNNVDLTLYDCAGKRLFADRIDRQGTCIVKSRTTGAIQKIIVVK, encoded by the coding sequence ATGAAACTTTCACTTCCTGTTCTTCTTTTCTGTTCCATTGTTTGTGCCGCCACCTACTACGTCGACCAGTCCGCATCAAATTCCGCCGACGCAAACCCCGGCACCGCGGCGCAGCCGTGGAAGACCATTTCCAAGGCCGCCGCGGTCGCCGTCGCCGGAGATTCCGTGATTGTCAAGTCCGGAACCTACAACGAGCGCATTTCGTTTACTTCCGGTCATTCAGGTTCAATCGGCAAAAAAATTGTATTCAAGGCCGATCCCCGTCGCACCGTGTTCATGCAGGGGTTCAACACGGGCAGCGCGAATTATCTTCGCGTCGAGGGGTTTGACATCACCTACAGCCAAGGCGGCTGGAACGGCGGGGGCGTGTGGATCTCGAGCAGCAACCTGGAGATCGTGGACAACTACTGCCATGACATTCCCGGGCCGGGCATCCAGTCCAACTGGAGCGGCGGGCCGTGGGACTCGGTGTACATCGGCGCCAACCACGTGCACCACTGCCAGTACGGCATCACGGTGACCGGCACCAATTTCCTGGTGGAGGGAAACGAGGTCGACCGCCTGTTCCAGTACGACACCACGGACGACTGCGACTATTCGCGGTTCTTCGGCGACAGCATCATGTTCAGGCACAATTATTTCCACGGCACGGTGTTCAGCGAGGTGGGCAGCGCGCACCTCGACTGCTGGCAGACCTTCGACAACAACGGCGAGCACGCGGCCAACATCACCTGGGACGGCAACTGGTGCAGCGAGTGCGACGAAGGCCTGATGGCCGAGGGCATCTATCATCACAACAACCACGACTTCACGTTCAAGAATAATATTTTCGCGCATTCGGCGGCGTGGGGCCTGTGCGTGAGCGACGGCATCACCAACATTTTCGTGTACAACAACACGTTCTATGACATCAAGTACTACGGCGCGGGGTTCGGCGGGAGCTTCACGTCAGGCGCAATTGTCAAGAACAACATCTTCAGCAAGTGCTACGACCACGCCATCATCGTGAATAACGGCGCCGCGCCGGTCACCGAGGACTACAACCTGTTCAACGCGTCCACCTATGCCGCTACCGGCGGCCATGACAAGATGAACGTTGACCCGCAGTTCGTGGATTCCGCGAACAACAATTTCCGCATCACCTCGACAAGCCCGGCCGTTGACGCGGGAACAACGCTCCCCGTGGCCACGGATTACGACGGCACTGCGCGGCCGTACAACGGCGTTTTCGACATCGGCGCGTTCGAGTTTTCGAATTCCGCGGTACGGGGATTTTCAGGACAACGGGATTTTCAAGCCCTGCGTCCCATGATCCAAAATCCGATCACCCCGGCGCTTCTCAAACGCTGTTTGCAGAACAATGTGGATCTCACGCTTTACGATTGCGCCGGCAAGCGTCTTTTCGCGGACCGGATTGACAGGCAGGGAACGTGCATCGTAAAGAGCAGGACGACAGGCGCGATCCAGAAAATAATTGTGGTCAAGTAA
- a CDS encoding T9SS type A sorting domain-containing protein translates to MKKPKSFPANPWGIMIYVLTIGLFTAIHAVIISAPTCSQTDVQSAINATKAGDTVALPPGSGTWGGVVSMDKGITLLGAGAGKTVINNAMAGSYTGQLVCDTGSFRRFSGITFNGNAAAVTVYNLEVGGAGVFRIDHCAFTVPSGGTAVQLWGGALTGVIDHNAFNAAGNAEIIHNSAYGPSDASGWSYDIVPGSGDAVYIEDDTFTNNATGNPAYFWGCSAVQSYYGARTVFRHNSVEMAQIDQHGTAGMIGARWWEIYENTFSTTVPNASQCCYITLRAGSGVVFNNHHTGANQVTGTIDLYEEDSGYPALYQIGRGKNQVSDPAYVWNNDASMSVGSQTPAMVQVNRDYYLSARPGYVPYIYPHPLTDGTSITGRMPGAPQRQDFFAVWNPLTSSIVLTFNNAYGNERIMVSLFTFAGKKVLERPMNKQRENFLDGSGLSSGVYFVEVPGNGGNAVQKVMVARRGK, encoded by the coding sequence ATGAAAAAACCAAAATCCTTTCCAGCCAATCCATGGGGCATCATGATTTACGTGTTGACTATCGGCTTATTCACCGCTATTCACGCCGTAATCATTTCCGCGCCCACCTGTTCCCAAACCGACGTCCAGTCGGCGATAAACGCGACGAAGGCAGGCGACACCGTGGCTTTGCCTCCGGGCAGCGGAACGTGGGGCGGTGTTGTCTCCATGGACAAGGGGATAACGCTGCTGGGCGCGGGAGCGGGGAAGACCGTCATCAACAACGCGATGGCCGGGTCGTACACGGGCCAGCTGGTCTGCGACACCGGCTCCTTCAGGCGGTTTTCCGGCATCACCTTCAACGGGAACGCGGCCGCGGTCACCGTTTACAATCTGGAAGTGGGCGGCGCCGGCGTGTTCCGCATCGACCACTGCGCCTTCACGGTCCCGTCCGGGGGGACCGCGGTACAGCTCTGGGGAGGAGCGCTCACCGGCGTCATCGACCACAATGCGTTCAATGCCGCGGGCAATGCCGAAATAATCCACAACAGCGCCTACGGGCCGAGCGATGCCTCGGGCTGGAGTTACGACATCGTTCCCGGCAGCGGGGACGCGGTTTACATTGAGGACGACACCTTCACGAACAACGCGACGGGCAACCCCGCGTATTTCTGGGGATGTTCCGCGGTGCAGTCGTATTACGGAGCGCGCACGGTGTTCAGGCACAACAGCGTCGAAATGGCGCAGATCGACCAGCACGGCACGGCCGGCATGATCGGCGCCCGGTGGTGGGAGATCTACGAAAACACCTTCAGCACCACCGTGCCGAACGCGAGCCAGTGCTGCTACATCACGCTCCGCGCCGGGAGCGGCGTGGTGTTCAACAACCATCACACCGGCGCGAACCAGGTGACCGGCACCATCGATTTATACGAGGAAGACAGCGGATACCCGGCGCTCTACCAGATCGGGCGCGGGAAAAACCAGGTTTCCGATCCCGCGTATGTCTGGAACAACGACGCTTCCATGTCCGTGGGAAGCCAGACGCCCGCCATGGTCCAAGTGAACCGCGACTATTATCTGAGCGCAAGGCCGGGCTATGTGCCGTACATCTATCCGCATCCCTTGACGGACGGTACGTCGATAACCGGCAGAATGCCGGGCGCGCCGCAGCGTCAAGACTTCTTTGCGGTTTGGAATCCGTTGACTTCTTCAATAGTGTTGACTTTCAATAATGCATATGGCAATGAGCGCATCATGGTTTCTCTTTTTACCTTTGCCGGGAAAAAAGTGCTGGAAAGGCCGATGAACAAGCAGCGTGAGAATTTTCTGGATGGTTCAGGGCTTTCATCAGGGGTGTATTTTGTTGAGGTGCCGGGCAACGGGGGTAATGCGGTTCAAAAAGTGATGGTTGCGAGGCGGGGCAAATGA